Proteins encoded by one window of Xenopus tropicalis strain Nigerian chromosome 6, UCB_Xtro_10.0, whole genome shotgun sequence:
- the dlx6 gene encoding homeobox protein DLX-6 (The RefSeq protein has 3 substitutions, 1 non-frameshifting indel compared to this genomic sequence) codes for MMTMTTMADGLEAQDSSKSAFMEFGQQQSHSQQSSPVMAAGHYPLHCLHSGSHPHHHPHHQQHDSYSGSNSYSRSLAAYPYMSHSQHSPYLQSYSSNSSSSTTTQSRVEEPGEAEHYSFSAAPGAPLLLLPWGRCYTLQSPLQMHLLCGIVTDYGRHSQHRAHDFALFSLLFLFILCRFPWNCLFYSLMYIIALSSCAIIHRNTIVSLFRT; via the coding sequence ATGATGACCATGACTACGATGGCTGACGGCTTGGAAGCTCAGGACTCCTCCAAGTCTGCCTTTATGGAGTTTGGTCAGCAGCAGTCCCACTCCCAGCAAAGCTCGCCGGTCATGGCAGCCGGTCACTACCCTCTGCACTGCCTGCACTCCGGCTCCCACCCTCACCATCACCCGCACCACCAGCAGCACGACAGCTACTCCGGCAGCAACTCGTACAGCCGCTCCCTGGCCGCCTACCCTTACATGAGCCACTCTCAGCACAGCCCCTACCTGCAGTCGtacagcagcaacagcagcagcagcaccacgACTCAGAGCCGAGTCGAAGAGCCAGGTGAGGCCGAGCACTACTCCTTCTCTGCAGCCCCAGGAGCGCCCTTGCTTATTCTGCCCTGGGGTCGCTGCTATACTCTGCAGTCTCCGTTACAGATGCACCTACTTTGTGGCATTGTGACTGACTATGGGAGACACGGTTTGTGCCAGCACCGGGCACACGACTTTGCTTTATTTTCTCTCCTTTTCCTCTTTATACTGTGCAGATTTGCTTGGAACTGCTTATTTTATTCCCTTATGTACATTATTGCTCTTTCTTCTTGTGCAATTATTCATAGAAATACAATCGTGTCATTATTTAGAACGTGA